The proteins below are encoded in one region of Peptoniphilus sp. GNH:
- a CDS encoding LCP family protein: MKKIIRFFVILIILILSSALAFLKFVLPKGSNFNQEKLRPSAEKKVEEPQRVQTKDVFKDNQVLNILLLGEDTTPTRDDPEGKYKGRTDTMMLCSLDPKEKKARILSVPRDSRVPIPGHKTQKINAAYAMGGVQLTAKTVEKFLDCKIDHYVIVNYNFIKELIDSLGGIEVYIPRDYKKRDDWVIPALVIDFKKGWQTLNGEDAVKYLRIRDIYPVPDIGRISAQQDFIMSIFDRLKSPRTIFALPKLLDIVDKNIKTDLNYGQIAYLGYWGLGINRENISTGTIDGYGKKLDDGVDYWIVDTEKARSKYREFFQQEKKLPSATEELRVYRLGKDQDGTNPIQTKEQIEEKAKDRLKGKHN, encoded by the coding sequence ATGAAGAAAATAATCAGATTTTTTGTAATTTTAATTATACTTATTCTTTCATCGGCCTTGGCCTTTTTAAAATTTGTGCTTCCTAAAGGCAGCAATTTTAACCAAGAAAAATTGAGACCAAGTGCTGAAAAAAAGGTGGAGGAGCCTCAAAGGGTCCAGACTAAAGACGTATTTAAGGATAATCAAGTTTTAAATATTTTGCTCTTGGGAGAAGATACTACTCCAACAAGAGACGATCCAGAAGGAAAGTACAAGGGAAGAACGGATACAATGATGCTTTGTTCTCTAGATCCTAAAGAGAAAAAGGCGAGGATACTTTCAGTACCAAGAGATTCTAGGGTTCCGATACCAGGACACAAGACTCAAAAAATAAATGCTGCCTATGCCATGGGAGGAGTCCAGCTTACGGCCAAGACAGTGGAGAAATTTTTGGATTGTAAGATTGACCATTATGTAATCGTAAATTACAACTTTATCAAAGAATTGATTGATAGTTTAGGTGGAATAGAGGTTTATATACCAAGAGACTACAAAAAAAGAGATGATTGGGTCATACCTGCTCTTGTTATAGATTTTAAAAAGGGCTGGCAAACTTTAAACGGCGAGGATGCGGTTAAATATTTGAGAATAAGAGATATCTACCCTGTGCCAGATATAGGTAGGATATCAGCTCAACAAGATTTTATAATGTCAATATTTGATAGATTGAAGTCACCAAGGACAATATTTGCCCTTCCAAAACTTTTGGATATAGTTGACAAAAACATAAAGACGGATTTAAACTATGGTCAAATTGCCTATCTGGGCTATTGGGGTCTTGGGATAAATAGAGAAAATATAAGCACTGGTACAATAGATGGTTATGGCAAAAAGTTAGATGATGGTGTGGACTATTGGATTGTAGACACAGAAAAAGCAAGAAGCAAGTACAGGGAGTTTTTCCAACAAGAAAAGAAGCTTCCTAGCGCAACAGAAGAACTTAGAGTTTACAGGCTTGGCAAAGACCAAGATGGCACCAATCCAATCCAAACCAAGGAGCAAATTGAAGAAAAAGCAAAAGACAGATTAAAGGGAAAACACAATTAA
- a CDS encoding pro-sigmaK processing inhibitor BofA family protein has translation MTGLFTGGILAIIAGILILKSLKGIFKIVLNIIGGVILLYIFNYVGSFYGIGINYSFQNLFLVGVGGVPGIIVLALMQLI, from the coding sequence ATGACGGGCCTTTTTACAGGGGGGATTCTGGCTATAATAGCGGGAATTTTAATTTTAAAATCCTTAAAGGGGATTTTTAAAATTGTATTAAATATTATAGGAGGGGTGATTCTTCTATACATATTTAATTATGTAGGCAGTTTTTACGGTATAGGAATAAATTATTCTTTTCAAAACTTATTTTTAGTTGGAGTTGGTGGGGTGCCAGGGATTATTGTCTTGGCACTTATGCAACTTATATAA
- a CDS encoding cytidylate kinase-like family protein, with amino-acid sequence MGIFDFLKSEKKTTYTICINREYGSGGSEIARMISKKLSIPLYDEKTIELKSLESGFDQDILKGEEIMPKDTIYDLYMENKSINKEDLFSNEAAFLSQSKAIRHLASMGPCIFLEKCASYVLKDQENILKIFIHAPYEFRRKRAMQVHKDTNENVDARIKKYDSRRRNFYNKNTKKEWQDAMEYDISIDASIFSLSEVAEIIADIVRIKESEDLL; translated from the coding sequence ATGGGAATTTTTGATTTTTTAAAAAGTGAAAAGAAAACCACTTATACAATTTGCATAAACAGAGAGTACGGAAGTGGCGGAAGTGAAATTGCAAGAATGATTTCAAAAAAACTGTCTATCCCTCTGTATGACGAAAAAACCATAGAACTTAAATCGCTTGAGTCAGGCTTTGATCAAGATATATTAAAGGGAGAAGAGATCATGCCAAAGGATACAATATATGATCTTTATATGGAAAATAAATCCATAAATAAGGAGGATCTTTTTTCAAATGAAGCGGCTTTTTTATCTCAGTCCAAGGCAATAAGGCATCTTGCTAGCATGGGGCCTTGCATTTTTTTGGAAAAATGTGCCTCTTATGTATTAAAAGACCAGGAAAATATTTTGAAAATTTTTATTCATGCACCTTATGAGTTCAGGAGAAAAAGGGCGATGCAAGTTCACAAGGACACTAATGAAAATGTGGATGCCAGGATTAAAAAGTATGATAGCAGGAGAAGAAATTTTTACAATAAAAATACAAAAAAAGAATGGCAAGATGCTATGGAGTACGATATTTCCATAGATGCGTCTATTTTCTCTCTTTCTGAAGTTGCAGAAATCATAGCGGATATAGTCAGAATCAAAGAAAGTGAGGACCTTTTATGA
- the rplL gene encoding 50S ribosomal protein L7/L12 produces the protein MSDKIQALIEEIKGLTVLELSEAVKALEEEFGVSAAAPMAVAAAAPAGGAAPAAEEKTNFDVILASAGQEKIKVVKVVKDLTGLGLKEAKALVDEAPKAIKEGVSKEQADEIKAKLEEVGATVEVK, from the coding sequence ATGTCAGATAAAATCCAAGCACTTATTGAAGAAATTAAAGGTTTAACAGTACTAGAACTTTCAGAAGCAGTTAAGGCTCTTGAAGAAGAATTCGGAGTATCAGCAGCAGCACCAATGGCAGTTGCAGCAGCAGCTCCAGCAGGTGGCGCAGCTCCAGCAGCTGAAGAAAAGACTAACTTTGATGTAATTCTTGCATCAGCAGGTCAAGAAAAGATTAAGGTTGTTAAGGTTGTTAAGGATCTTACAGGTCTTGGTCTAAAGGAAGCTAAGGCTCTTGTAGACGAAGCTCCTAAGGCTATCAAAGAAGGCGTTTCAAAAGAACAAGCTGACGAAATAAAGGCTAAGCTTGAAGAAGTTGGAGCAACTGTAGAAGTTAAGTAA
- the rplJ gene encoding 50S ribosomal protein L10 — protein MKEEKLQMKEDLVSEIKGKIEGAKGIVLVNYRGLSVDEVTELRKKFREVNVEYKVYKNTMMRRAFADLGHEGLEEFLVGPSAIAFSLHDEVSAAKVAAEFAKDHEALELKAGFVDGKVVSKAEVEALAKLPAKEVLVAQLLGMLNTPIQGLVNVLQGNLRGLAVVLQAIADQKGEAA, from the coding sequence ATGAAAGAAGAAAAACTCCAAATGAAAGAGGACTTAGTTTCTGAGATAAAAGGTAAAATCGAAGGAGCTAAGGGAATAGTTCTTGTAAATTACAGAGGACTTTCTGTTGATGAAGTTACTGAGCTTAGAAAGAAATTCAGAGAAGTTAATGTAGAGTACAAGGTTTACAAAAACACCATGATGAGAAGAGCATTTGCAGATCTCGGTCATGAAGGTTTAGAAGAATTTTTGGTTGGTCCTTCAGCGATTGCATTTTCACTTCACGACGAAGTATCAGCAGCAAAAGTTGCAGCTGAATTTGCAAAAGACCATGAAGCTCTTGAGCTAAAAGCGGGATTCGTTGATGGAAAAGTTGTAAGCAAGGCAGAAGTTGAAGCTCTTGCAAAGCTACCTGCAAAGGAAGTTCTTGTGGCTCAACTACTTGGCATGTTGAATACACCAATCCAAGGTCTTGTAAATGTTTTGCAAGGCAATTTAAGAGGACTTGCAGTAGTCCTACAAGCAATAGCAGATCAAAAGGGAGAAGCTGCATAA
- a CDS encoding biotin--[acetyl-CoA-carboxylase] ligase, which produces MQALNECEIRKFLCEDLKNIKINIFDEITSTNDFLKKEILSRDNLEVCLADFQTKGRGRFGRTFESPRGRGIYMSLVLKDTFIDIDSILTLRIGLAVYEALKAYSDNLKLKWVNDIYLNEKKLGGILIEGVYNPFKQKIDRLVAGIGINVLAADMPIELRDKVSFLNTKTSRNELIASILNEIFTIRNKTSEYVVENFEKLNLLKGRYISYMVEGREAFGKVLGISKDGFLELEVGNEKILLNSGEVSIKSLDKE; this is translated from the coding sequence ATGCAAGCTTTAAATGAGTGCGAGATAAGAAAGTTTTTGTGTGAAGATTTGAAAAATATAAAAATAAATATATTTGATGAGATTACTTCAACTAATGATTTTTTGAAAAAAGAAATTTTATCAAGGGACAATCTTGAAGTCTGTCTAGCTGATTTTCAGACTAAGGGCAGGGGTAGATTTGGAAGAACTTTTGAATCACCAAGGGGCAGAGGAATCTATATGAGCCTTGTTTTAAAAGATACTTTTATAGATATAGACTCCATCTTAACTCTTCGAATAGGACTAGCTGTCTACGAAGCTCTAAAGGCATATTCTGATAATCTAAAGCTCAAGTGGGTAAATGACATCTATCTTAATGAAAAAAAACTCGGCGGTATTCTCATAGAGGGTGTATATAATCCTTTTAAGCAAAAAATTGACAGGCTTGTTGCTGGCATAGGGATAAATGTTTTGGCGGCGGACATGCCCATCGAATTAAGGGACAAAGTTAGCTTTTTAAATACTAAAACTTCTAGAAATGAGCTTATAGCTTCTATATTAAATGAGATTTTTACAATTAGGAATAAGACAAGTGAGTATGTTGTCGAAAATTTTGAGAAGCTAAATCTGTTAAAAGGCAGATATATAAGCTACATGGTTGAAGGCAGAGAAGCTTTTGGAAAAGTTTTGGGTATTTCTAAAGATGGATTTTTAGAGCTAGAAGTTGGCAATGAAAAAATTCTTTTAAATTCTGGGGAAGTTTCCATAAAAAGCCTTGACAAGGAATAA
- a CDS encoding ABC transporter permease — MKFKDLILMALRNLNARRLRTFLTVLGVVIGATAIILMLSIGLGFKEVNTQMFRSMGDLTSLDLRTDMVWSDETAENSKKDKKKLDDAAVTEIKKLPHVKAVIPVFNGHVSIKSGRYEAWASLVAMPADLTADYGLELQSGRFLNSQDKQAGIIVGDKVQQQFSDPKRNASKEIDLTKTTAYMTDISLDRNNKDGMDGKYNYDDTSYDGNDMEQKPDYSEKMKVVGVLKPSSNWNLSSSIFISMDYLDKIQKDMEKLGLVKPLKRSTLQYDNIKVKVDDFSNVDAVQAKIKSMGYNATNMFGDFLKQSNQQLLVIQVIFGAIGGIAFLVAAIGITNTMIMSIYERTREIGVMKVIGASISDIQKLFLVESGFIGFFGGLIGLIISKLLSILANFIGRGFLLNQMGDLSLNFDPKISIIPFWLIILSLGFSTFIGVIAGYMPARRAMKLSALDAIRTE, encoded by the coding sequence ATGAAGTTTAAAGATTTAATACTCATGGCTCTTAGAAATTTAAATGCCCGCCGTCTGAGAACCTTCCTAACCGTTTTGGGTGTTGTAATCGGCGCAACTGCCATAATACTAATGCTCTCAATCGGTCTGGGCTTTAAAGAAGTAAACACTCAAATGTTTAGATCCATGGGTGATTTGACAAGTTTAGATCTGAGAACCGACATGGTTTGGTCTGACGAAACAGCTGAAAACTCAAAAAAAGATAAGAAAAAATTAGATGATGCAGCAGTTACTGAAATAAAAAAACTGCCCCATGTAAAAGCTGTAATACCTGTGTTTAACGGTCATGTGTCTATAAAAAGTGGTCGTTACGAAGCCTGGGCTAGCCTAGTTGCCATGCCTGCTGATCTCACGGCTGATTATGGCTTAGAGCTTCAATCCGGAAGATTTTTAAATTCACAAGATAAGCAAGCTGGCATCATCGTCGGCGATAAAGTACAACAACAATTTTCTGATCCAAAAAGAAATGCAAGTAAGGAAATAGACCTCACAAAAACTACTGCCTATATGACAGATATAAGCCTAGATAGAAATAATAAAGATGGCATGGACGGAAAATATAACTATGATGACACGTCATATGATGGTAATGATATGGAACAAAAGCCAGATTACAGCGAGAAAATGAAAGTTGTGGGAGTCTTAAAGCCAAGCAGCAATTGGAATTTATCTAGTAGCATCTTCATAAGTATGGACTATCTAGATAAAATACAAAAAGACATGGAAAAGCTCGGTCTTGTCAAACCCTTAAAACGAAGCACCCTCCAATATGACAACATAAAGGTCAAGGTGGATGACTTTTCAAATGTAGACGCAGTCCAAGCCAAAATCAAAAGTATGGGCTACAATGCTACAAATATGTTCGGAGATTTTTTAAAGCAATCAAATCAACAGCTTTTAGTTATCCAAGTAATATTTGGAGCCATAGGTGGCATAGCCTTTTTGGTTGCAGCAATCGGTATAACCAACACCATGATAATGAGTATATATGAAAGAACTCGAGAAATAGGTGTAATGAAAGTAATTGGTGCTTCAATAAGCGATATACAAAAACTTTTCTTGGTAGAATCTGGTTTTATAGGATTTTTTGGTGGCTTGATTGGACTTATTATCTCCAAACTCCTATCTATTTTAGCAAACTTTATAGGCAGAGGTTTCTTACTAAATCAAATGGGCGATTTGAGTTTAAACTTCGATCCTAAAATTTCAATAATTCCTTTTTGGTTAATCATCCTATCCTTAGGATTTTCGACCTTCATAGGCGTTATAGCTGGATATATGCCTGCTAGAAGGGCAATGAAACTCTCAGCCCTTGATGCTATAAGAACAGAATAA